In one window of Cheilinus undulatus linkage group 23, ASM1832078v1, whole genome shotgun sequence DNA:
- the tnpo3 gene encoding transportin-3, translating into MEGGKPSLNLVYQAVQALYHDPDPAGKERASVWLGELQRSMYAWEISDQLLQLKQDVESCYFAAQTMKMKIQTSFYELPPETHNALRDSLLTHIQNLKDLSPIIVTQLALAIADLALQMASWKGCVHTLIDKYNNEISSMPFLIEILTVLPEEVHSRSLRIGANRRTEIIEDLAYYSSTVVTLLTTCVEKTGNDEKMLIKVFRCLGSWFNLGVLDSNFMASNQLLMVLFQVLQRDETSTNLHEAASDCVCSALYAIENVDTHMPLALQLFQGVLTLETAYHMSVAREDLDKVLNYCRIFTELCETFLETTVRNPGHGMGDLRTLELLLICAGHPQYEVVEISFNFWYRLGEHLYKINDAALNTIFRPYIQRLLHCLARHCQLDPDHEGIPEDTDDFGEFRMRVSDLVKDVIFLVGSMECFSQLYSTLKEGNPSWEVTEAVLFIMAAIAKSVDPENNPTLSEVLQQVVLLPESVHIAVRYTSIELVGEMSEVVDRNPRFLDPVLSYLMKGLREKPLASAAAKAIHNICSVCRDHMAQHFQGLLEIARSLDSFALSTEAAVGLLKGTALVLARLPLEKIAECLSDLCAVQVLALKKLLAEESTNGKSADPTVWLDRLAVIFRHTNPIVENGQTHPCQKVIQEIWPVLSETLNTHQADNRIVERCCRCLRFAVRCVGKGSASLLQPLVTQMVSVYQVYPHSCFLYLGSILVDEYGMEEGCRQGLLDMLQALCMPTFQLLEQQNGLRNHPDTVDDLFRLATRFVQRSPVTLLSSSVIVHIIQCAIAATSLDHRDANCSVMKFVRDLIHTGVANDHEEDFELRKQLIGQAMEQHGQQLITQLMHSCCFCLPPYTLPDVAEVLWEIMVFDRPTFCRWLEIALKGLPKETTGGAVTVTHKQLTDFHKQVTSAEECKQVCWAIREFTRLFR; encoded by the exons ATGGAGGGGGGCAAACCGAGCCTGAACCTGGTCTACCAGGCGGTCCAGGCTCTGTACCACGACCCGGACCCGGCCGGGAAGGAGCGGGCGTCGGTGTGGCTCGGAGAGCTGCAGAGATCG atgtaTGCATGGGAGATCTCAGaccagctgctgcagctcaAACAGGATGTGGAGTCGTGCTACTTCGCTGCTCagacaatgaaaatgaaaatccaAACGTCTTTCTACGAACTTCCACCTGAGACCCACAATGCACTGCGAGACTCCCTGCTGACCCATATCCAGAACCTCAAAGACCTGTCGCCCATCATCGTCACACAG CTCGCTTTAGCCATCGCAGATCTCGCTCTACAGATGGCCTCGTGGAAAGGATGTGTTCACACGCTCATAGACAA gtaCAACAATGAAATCAGCTCTATGCCTTTCCTCATTGAGATTCTCACTGTGCTGCCAGAGGAAGTTCACAGTCGATCTCTGCGAATCGGAGCCAATCGTAGGACAGAAATCATCGAGGATCTGGCGTATTATTCCAGCACCGTGGTCACTCTGCTG ACGACTTGTGTGGAGAAGACGGGGAATGATGAGAAGATGCTCATCAAGGTGTTTCGATGTTTGGGCAGCTGGTTCAACCTGGGAGTCCTTGACAGTAACTTCATGGCTAGTAACCAGCTGCTCATGGTGCTTTTCCAAGTCCTG CAGAGGGATGAGACATCCACAAACCTCCACGAGGCAGCCTCAGACTGCGTGTGCTCGGCTCTGTATGCCATCGAGAACGTAGACACTCACATGCCGTTAGCTTTGCAGCTGTTCCAGGGCGTCCTGACGCTTGAGACGGCGTATCACATGTCTGTAGCCCGGGAAGATCTGGACAA AGTGTTGAACTACTGCCGGATCTTCACCGAACTCTGTGAGACCTTCTTAGAAACAACCGTCAGGAACCCGGGACACGGCATGGGCGACCTCAGGAcgctggagctgctgctgatcTGTGCAGGACACCCGCAGTACGAG GTAGTGGAGATCTCCTTTAACTTCTGGTATCGCCTCGGAGAACATCTTTATAAAATAAACGATGCAGCTCTCAACACCATCTTTAGACCGTACATCCAGAGGCTTCTACACTGTTTGGCCCGACACTGTCAACTCGACCCCGACCAC GAGGGAATCCCAGAGGACACAGACGACTTTGGCGAGTTCAGAATGAGAGTCTCCGACCTTGTTAAAGATGTTATTTTTCTGGTTGGTTCCATGGAGTGTTTCTCCCAG TTGTATTCCACGTTGAAAGAGGGGAATCCTTCATGGGAAGTGACAGAGGCGGTTCTTTTCATCATGGCTGCCATTGCAAAGAGCGTAGATCC GGAGAACAACCCCACGCTGTCTGAGGTTCTGCAGCAGGTGGTGCTACTTCCTGAAAGCGTTCACATTGCGGTGCGGTATACGAGCATCGAGCTGGTCGGAGAGATGAGCGAGGTGGTGGATAGAAACCCTCGGTTCCTTG ACCCCGTGTTGAGCTACCTGATGAAAGGTCTCAGAGAAAAACCTCTGGCGTCAGCGGCGGCGAAGGCAATCCATAACATCTGTTCAGTGTGCAGAGATCACATGGCTCAGCACTTCCAGGGTCTGCTTGAAATTGCACGCTCGCTCGACTCCTTTGCCCTGTCCACCGAGGCCGCTGTGGGACTGCTGAAAG GTACGGCTCTTGTCCTGGCTCGTCTTCCTCTGGAGAAAATCGCAGAATGTCTCAGTGACCTTTGTGCTGTTCAGGTGTTGGCTCTTAAAAAG cttttggCTGAAGAATCTACAAATGGTAAATCAGCTGATCCCACAGTGTGGCTCGACAGATTGGCTGTTATCTTCAG ACACACAAACCCCATTGTAGAGAACGGACAGACACACCCATGTCAGAAAGTTATACAGGAG ATCTGGCCTGTCCTGTCAGAGACTCTGAACACTCATCAGGCTGATAACCGGATCGTAGAGCGATGCTGTCGCTGTCTCAGGTTCGCTGTACGATGCGTTGGGAAAGGCTCCGCCTCCCTGCTGCAGCCTCTGGTCACTCAG ATGGTGAGCGTGTACCAGGTGTATCCACACTCCTGCTTCCTCTACTTGGGCAGCATCCTGGTGGACGAGTACGGCATGGAGGAGGGCTGTAGGCAAGGCCTTCTCGACATGTTACAG GCTCTGTGTATGCCGACCTTCCAGTTGTTGGAGCAGCAGAATGGTCTGAGGAATCATCCAGACACTGTGGACGACCTGTTCAGGCTGGCCACCAG GTTTGTCCAGAGAAGTCCGGTCACTTTACTCAGTAGCAGCGTCATTGTTCACATCATCCAGTGCGCCATTGCTGCAACCTCATTGGACCATCGAGACGCCAACTGCAGCGTGATGAAGTTCGTCAGAGATCTGATCCATACAGGGGTCGCCAATGAC CACGAGGAAGACTTTGAGCTGAGGAAGCAGCTGATTGGTCAGGCCATGGAGCAGCATGGTCAGCAGCTCATCACTCAGCTCATGCACTCGTGTTGTTTCTGTCTACCGCCGTACACGCTGCCCGACGTCGCCGAGGTTCTGTGGGAGATCATGGTGTTCGACAGACCT ACGTTCTGTCGCTGGTTAGAGATCGCACTCAAAGGTTTACCCAAGGAAACCACGGGAGGAGCCGTGACTGTCACCCACAAACAGCTGACAGACTTCCACAAACAGGTCACCAG TGCTGAGGAGTGTAAACAGGTGTGCTGGGCCatcagagagttcaccagactGTTCCGATAG
- the opn1sw1 gene encoding opsin-1, short-wave-sensitive 1 has product MGKYFHLHENISKVSPFEGPQYHLAPLWAFYLQTAFMGFVFFAGTPLNFIVLFVSAKYKKIRVPLNYVLINISLAGFIFATFSVSQVFISTLRGYYFLGHTLCAMESAMGSIAALVTCWSLAVLSFERYLVICKPFGAFKFGSNHALAAVGFTWFMGVGCAIPPFFGWSRYIPEGLGCSCGPDWYTHNEEYHTDSYTNFLIVTCFIAPLSIIIFSYSQLLGALRAVAAQQQESASTQKAEKEVSRMIVVMVGSYIVCYGPYMAAALYFAYSPEENKDYRLVSIPALFSKSSCVYNPLIYVFMNKQFHGAIMETVFGRKMEESSEVSSKTETSSVSTAS; this is encoded by the exons ATGGGGAAATACTTCCACCTGCATGAGAACATTTCCAAAGTGAGCCCCTTCGAGGGGCCCCAGTATCACCTGGCACCTCTTTGGGCATTTTACCTGCAGACGGCCTTCATGGGCTTTGTCTTTTTTGCTGGAACGCCTTTAAATTTCATCGTTCTTTTCGTCTCGGCAAAGTACAAGAAGATTCGAGTCCCACTGAATTATGTCCTGATCAACATCTCCCTGGCCGGATTCATCTTCGCCACCTTCTCTGTCAGTCAGGTGTTCATCTCCACCCTGAGAGGCTACTACTTCCTTGGACACACCCTGTGTGCTATGGAGTCTGCCATGGGGTCTATAGCAG CTCTTGTGACATGTTGGTCTCTTGCTGTGTTGTCCTTCGAGCGTTACCTGGTCATCTGTAAACCTTTTGGAGCCTTTAAGTTCGGCAGTAATCACGCTCTGGCTGCTGTGGGCTTCACCTGGTTCATGGGGGTCGGCTGTGCGATCCCGCCTTTCTTTGGGTGGAGCAG GTACATCCCTGAAGGCCTGGGCTGCTCCTGTGGACCTGACTGGTACACCCACAATGAGGAATACCACACCGACTCCTACACCAATTTTCTGATTGTTACGTGCTTCATCGCTCCACTCAGCATCATCATCTTCTCCTACTCGCAGCTGCTGGGCGCCCTGAGAGCT GTAGCAGCTCAGCAGCAAGAGTCCGCCTCCACCCAGAAGGCGGAGAAGGAAGTGTCGAGGATGATCGTGGTCATGGTCGGATCCTACATCGTCTGCTACGGGCCATACATGGCCGCCGCTCTTTACTTCGCCTACTCgccagaagaaaacaaagactacCGGCTGGTCAGCATCCCTGCATTATTCTCCAAGAGCTCTTGTGTGTACAACCCCCTGATCTACGTCTTCATGAACAAACAG TTTCACGGTGCCATCATGGAGACAGTGTTCGGGAGGAAAATGGAAGAATCTTCTGAAGtttcttcaaagacagagacgTCCTCAGTGTCTACGGCTTCTTAA